A single region of the Actinoplanes sp. SE50/110 genome encodes:
- a CDS encoding DSBA oxidoreductase, producing MTERATVDMWFDPLCPWAWITSRWLLEVEKVRPLDVRFNVMSLSVLNEGRDLPEQYRELMSKGWGPVRVCIAAAETAGPQVLRDLYTALGTRIHLQKYELDEKLFREALTEVGLDPELAAAALTDERDEALRASHNAGMKPVGTDVGTPVIHAPGPVDGETVAFFGPVITPAPKGEAAGRLWDGVLLVAGTPGFYEIKRSREIGPIFD from the coding sequence ATGACTGAACGCGCCACCGTCGACATGTGGTTCGACCCGCTGTGCCCGTGGGCCTGGATCACCTCCCGCTGGCTGCTCGAGGTGGAGAAGGTGCGCCCCCTCGACGTCCGATTCAACGTGATGAGCCTGTCCGTGCTCAACGAGGGCCGCGACCTTCCCGAGCAGTACCGAGAACTGATGTCGAAGGGCTGGGGCCCGGTGCGGGTCTGCATCGCCGCGGCCGAGACCGCCGGCCCGCAGGTGCTGCGTGACCTCTACACGGCCCTCGGCACCCGGATCCACCTGCAGAAGTACGAGTTGGACGAGAAGCTGTTCCGCGAGGCGCTGACCGAGGTCGGCCTCGATCCGGAACTGGCCGCGGCCGCGCTCACCGACGAGCGTGACGAGGCGCTGCGGGCCAGCCACAACGCCGGCATGAAGCCGGTCGGCACGGATGTCGGCACGCCGGTCATCCACGCGCCCGGCCCGGTCGACGGCGAGACGGTCGCGTTCTTCGGCCCGGTGATCACGCCGGCGCCCAAGGGCGAGGCGGCCGGCAGGCTCTGGGACGGCGTCCTGCTGGTGGCCGGCACACCCGGCTTCTACGAGATCAAGCGCAGCCGCGAGATCGGCCCGATTTTCGACTAG
- a CDS encoding DUF1015 family protein, protein MTVVHPISRAWITTGGTGAQNYDEFADDAEITDIITANPHSALAVEMPHLAPETLGKTFADSLPDAVVRLERDKSEGHYRHAEHVVVLYRITGKDEPAAYGLWSMVDTDQISTSADEPGLVIRNEDVFIAKVRERVALAGALQTLLSPVLLLQTGKGEELHAALAQACDAAGEPEATDTDQSGRTHAIWVVGAGPLQDRLTGLAGGGELVVADGNHRSLAAQTGGLPRFLAVITTPASVAIQPYNRLVGDISVTPDELAERLREAGATVTELPRPAELPAKGTIELYAAGRTFAVGLPAAASATAVENLDHALVERVLLGDVLGLEPGDKRISYIGGDYPVAWLRGEVDAGRSALAVLIAPVTVDDFVEVNLARLKLPRKSTWFTPKARGGLVLAQLG, encoded by the coding sequence ATGACGGTCGTGCACCCGATCAGCCGGGCCTGGATCACCACTGGCGGCACCGGCGCCCAGAATTACGACGAGTTCGCCGACGACGCCGAAATCACCGACATCATCACCGCCAACCCGCACAGCGCGCTGGCCGTGGAGATGCCGCACCTCGCGCCCGAGACCCTCGGCAAGACCTTCGCGGACAGCCTCCCGGACGCCGTCGTCCGGCTGGAGCGCGACAAGTCCGAGGGCCACTACCGGCACGCTGAGCACGTCGTGGTGCTCTACCGGATCACCGGCAAGGACGAGCCCGCGGCGTACGGGCTGTGGAGCATGGTGGACACCGACCAGATCTCCACCAGCGCCGACGAGCCGGGCCTGGTCATCCGCAACGAGGACGTGTTCATCGCCAAGGTCCGCGAGCGGGTCGCGCTGGCCGGGGCGCTGCAGACCCTGCTCTCCCCGGTGCTGCTGCTGCAGACCGGCAAGGGCGAGGAACTGCACGCGGCGCTGGCGCAGGCCTGTGACGCGGCCGGCGAGCCGGAGGCCACCGATACCGACCAGAGCGGCCGCACCCACGCCATCTGGGTGGTCGGCGCGGGCCCGCTGCAGGACCGGCTGACCGGGCTGGCCGGCGGCGGTGAGCTGGTGGTCGCCGACGGCAACCACCGCAGCCTGGCCGCGCAGACCGGCGGGCTGCCGCGATTCCTCGCGGTGATCACGACGCCCGCGTCGGTGGCGATCCAGCCGTACAACCGCCTGGTCGGCGACATCTCGGTGACGCCCGACGAGCTCGCCGAGCGGCTTCGCGAGGCCGGTGCGACGGTCACCGAGCTGCCGCGTCCCGCGGAGCTGCCCGCCAAGGGGACGATCGAGCTGTACGCCGCGGGCCGCACGTTCGCGGTCGGCCTGCCCGCCGCGGCGTCCGCCACCGCCGTGGAGAACCTCGACCACGCCCTGGTGGAGCGGGTGCTGCTGGGTGACGTGCTGGGCCTGGAGCCGGGCGACAAGCGGATCTCCTACATCGGCGGCGACTACCCGGTCGCCTGGCTGCGCGGCGAGGTGGACGCCGGCCGGTCCGCGCTGGCCGTGCTGATCGCCCCGGTCACCGTCGACGATTTCGTCGAGGTCAACCTGGCCCGGCTGAAACTGCCGCGCAAGAGCACCTGGTTCACCCCGAAAGCGCGGGGCGGCCTGGTCCTCGCGCAGCTCGGCTGA
- a CDS encoding alpha/beta hydrolase, translating to MLHPQVTAAARLRRRPSAEESAGSPHERLRYTRAAMEESNEAETGPALPLPVVADLDADGVPCRLYATRAGAPLLVYLHGGGWCYGSIETVDRFCRRVADRSGLAVLSVGYRLAPEHVHPAALDDVATVLDHVRKNAAELGVDASRLAIGGDSAGGQLATVTARRQRDAGTPLDFQALIYPALDPLTSAESYDELGEYGLDRASMRLAWETFVPQPALRLTPDVAPLAVADLSGMPATLIITAEYDVLRDEGADYADALIAAGVPVVHTRYMGMNHGFARKIATIDAARAAADQVAFALRAALIF from the coding sequence ATGCTCCACCCGCAGGTGACGGCGGCGGCGAGACTTCGCCGCCGCCCCTCCGCCGAGGAGTCGGCGGGCAGCCCCCACGAGCGGCTGCGGTACACCCGGGCCGCGATGGAGGAGTCCAACGAGGCGGAGACCGGCCCGGCGCTGCCCCTGCCGGTCGTCGCCGACCTGGACGCCGACGGGGTGCCGTGCCGGCTGTACGCCACCCGCGCCGGCGCTCCGCTGCTGGTCTATCTGCACGGCGGCGGCTGGTGCTACGGCAGTATCGAGACCGTCGACCGGTTCTGCCGGCGGGTCGCCGACCGGTCCGGCCTGGCGGTGCTGTCGGTGGGCTACCGGCTCGCCCCGGAACATGTCCACCCGGCCGCGCTGGACGACGTCGCCACCGTGCTCGACCACGTCCGCAAGAACGCCGCGGAGCTGGGTGTGGACGCGTCCCGGCTGGCGATCGGCGGGGACAGTGCGGGTGGCCAGCTGGCCACCGTGACCGCGCGCCGGCAGCGGGACGCCGGCACGCCGCTGGACTTCCAGGCGCTGATCTACCCGGCGCTCGACCCGCTGACCTCCGCCGAGTCGTACGACGAGCTGGGGGAGTACGGGCTGGACCGGGCCTCGATGCGGCTCGCCTGGGAGACCTTCGTGCCGCAGCCGGCGCTGCGGCTCACCCCGGACGTGGCGCCCCTCGCGGTCGCCGACCTGTCCGGGATGCCGGCCACGCTGATCATCACGGCGGAGTACGACGTGCTGCGCGACGAGGGCGCCGATTACGCGGACGCGCTGATCGCGGCCGGGGTGCCGGTGGTGCACACCCGCTACATGGGGATGAACCACGGCTTCGCCCGGAA